One segment of Monomorium pharaonis isolate MP-MQ-018 chromosome 6, ASM1337386v2, whole genome shotgun sequence DNA contains the following:
- the LOC105838052 gene encoding ubiquitin-associated domain-containing protein 1 isoform X2 produces the protein MIPWMRDQIVEAWHNRKSSRTADKRSLALSSVSTGNPASNNSMLTPLPTSPENFSVNVISTEGNVLDVTIKPNFTVENIKKIAVVHFYGQDTTKPISRYRLVHSSKFKQLVDANYVDDEDINEYVEIRPSTVQEHLSDEALKGPSLEAIARATSDLPSLRNASKSVPSTECPADFQNEIRKILITLVQASTKILMYSPDAEKLYDIIKEKLETRCRPTNDPKVIRTLVEMGYSHKKVLKALRLRKSNMTEALEWLIDHQDDSDDEEDDEDFLSVDAMTDTTNIASPSSSASTKKKSLRDACLELFETEKQDQKEKNLVHIVDLLLQSFRQYKKMEFKPNKRAMRSLVEMGFDEKNVIGALKVTGNDQANACEWLLGERRRSLQDLDEGLESDGLIYKAIMSNPHIQLSLTKPKMLLAYLSMIETPASANVWINDPEVSPVLNQISKTYHTEKHAIHMNRYT, from the exons ATGATCCCATGGATGCGTGATCAAATAGTGGAGGCCTGGCATAACAGAAAAAGTTCAAGGACGGCTGACAAGCGGTCCTTGGCCCTTTCTTCTGTCAGCACAGGCAATCCTGCAAGCAACAACAGTATGCTTACACCATTACCTACCTCACCCGAAAACTTTTCTGTCAACGTCATCAG tacAGAGGGCAATGTATTGGATGTTACAATAAAACCAAATTTTACtgtggaaaatataaaaaaaatagcagTGGTACATTTCTATGGTCAAGACACAACCAAACCTATCTCACGATATCGCTTAGTTCATTCATCCAAATTTAAACAGCTTGTTGATGCAAATTACGTTGACGATGAGGATATCAATGAATAtg tagAAATACGACCATCCACAGTACAAGAGCATCTTTCGGATGAAGCTCTCAAGGGTCCAAGTTTAGAAGCAATAGCACGAGCTACAAGTGATCTACCTAGTCTACGAAATGCATCCAAGTCTGTGCCATCTACAGAATGTCCTGCAGat TTCCAGAATGAAATCCgtaagattttaataactcTCGTACAAGCATCTACAAAAATCTTGATGTATAGTCCCGATGCTGAGAAATTATATGATATCATTAAGGAGAAACTCGAAACTAGGTGTAGGCCCACTAATGATCCGAAAGTCATAAGAACTCTAGTAGAAATGGGTTACTCTCACAAGAAAGTTCTTAAAGCGTTGCGTCTTCGGAA ATCGAACATGACAGAAGCTTTAGAATGGCTTATAGATCATCAGGATGATTCGGATGACGAGGAAGATGATGAAGATTTCTTATCTGTGGATGCAATGACTGATACAACAAATATTGCAAGTCCTAGTTCTTCAGCAAGTActaagaaaaaatctttaagaGATGCATGTCTGGAATTATTTGAAACGG aaaaacaggatcaaaaagaaaaaaatctggTGCACATTGTGGACTTATTATTGCAAAGTTTTCGacaatataagaaaatggAATTTAAACCTAATAAGAGAGCAATGCGGTCGCTCGTAGAGATGggttttgatgaaaaaaatgtgataGGAGCGTTGAAAGTTACTGGAAACGATCAGGCTAATGCT TGTGAGTGGTTACTGGGTGAAAGAAGACGTAGTTTGCAGGACTTGGATGAAGGTCTCGAATCCGAtggtttaatttataaagcaATTATGAGTAATCCTCATATTCAACTTAGTCTTACAAAACCTAAAATGTTACTTG CATACTTATCAATGATAGAAACACCCGCCTCGGCAAACGTATGGATTAATGATCCTGAAGTTTCACCTGTGCTTAACCAAATATCCAAGACATATCACACTGAGAAACATGCCATCCACATGAATCGTTACACCTAG
- the LOC105838052 gene encoding ubiquitin-associated domain-containing protein 1 isoform X1: MIPWMRDQIVEAWHNRKSSRTADKRSLALSSVSTGNPASNNSMLTPLPTSPENFSVNVISTEGNVLDVTIKPNFTVENIKKIAVVHFYGQDTTKPISRYRLVHSSKFKQLVDANYVDDEDINEYDELLLVEIRPSTVQEHLSDEALKGPSLEAIARATSDLPSLRNASKSVPSTECPADFQNEIRKILITLVQASTKILMYSPDAEKLYDIIKEKLETRCRPTNDPKVIRTLVEMGYSHKKVLKALRLRKSNMTEALEWLIDHQDDSDDEEDDEDFLSVDAMTDTTNIASPSSSASTKKKSLRDACLELFETEKQDQKEKNLVHIVDLLLQSFRQYKKMEFKPNKRAMRSLVEMGFDEKNVIGALKVTGNDQANACEWLLGERRRSLQDLDEGLESDGLIYKAIMSNPHIQLSLTKPKMLLAYLSMIETPASANVWINDPEVSPVLNQISKTYHTEKHAIHMNRYT, translated from the exons ATGATCCCATGGATGCGTGATCAAATAGTGGAGGCCTGGCATAACAGAAAAAGTTCAAGGACGGCTGACAAGCGGTCCTTGGCCCTTTCTTCTGTCAGCACAGGCAATCCTGCAAGCAACAACAGTATGCTTACACCATTACCTACCTCACCCGAAAACTTTTCTGTCAACGTCATCAG tacAGAGGGCAATGTATTGGATGTTACAATAAAACCAAATTTTACtgtggaaaatataaaaaaaatagcagTGGTACATTTCTATGGTCAAGACACAACCAAACCTATCTCACGATATCGCTTAGTTCATTCATCCAAATTTAAACAGCTTGTTGATGCAAATTACGTTGACGATGAGGATATCAATGAATAtg atgaattattattagtagAAATACGACCATCCACAGTACAAGAGCATCTTTCGGATGAAGCTCTCAAGGGTCCAAGTTTAGAAGCAATAGCACGAGCTACAAGTGATCTACCTAGTCTACGAAATGCATCCAAGTCTGTGCCATCTACAGAATGTCCTGCAGat TTCCAGAATGAAATCCgtaagattttaataactcTCGTACAAGCATCTACAAAAATCTTGATGTATAGTCCCGATGCTGAGAAATTATATGATATCATTAAGGAGAAACTCGAAACTAGGTGTAGGCCCACTAATGATCCGAAAGTCATAAGAACTCTAGTAGAAATGGGTTACTCTCACAAGAAAGTTCTTAAAGCGTTGCGTCTTCGGAA ATCGAACATGACAGAAGCTTTAGAATGGCTTATAGATCATCAGGATGATTCGGATGACGAGGAAGATGATGAAGATTTCTTATCTGTGGATGCAATGACTGATACAACAAATATTGCAAGTCCTAGTTCTTCAGCAAGTActaagaaaaaatctttaagaGATGCATGTCTGGAATTATTTGAAACGG aaaaacaggatcaaaaagaaaaaaatctggTGCACATTGTGGACTTATTATTGCAAAGTTTTCGacaatataagaaaatggAATTTAAACCTAATAAGAGAGCAATGCGGTCGCTCGTAGAGATGggttttgatgaaaaaaatgtgataGGAGCGTTGAAAGTTACTGGAAACGATCAGGCTAATGCT TGTGAGTGGTTACTGGGTGAAAGAAGACGTAGTTTGCAGGACTTGGATGAAGGTCTCGAATCCGAtggtttaatttataaagcaATTATGAGTAATCCTCATATTCAACTTAGTCTTACAAAACCTAAAATGTTACTTG CATACTTATCAATGATAGAAACACCCGCCTCGGCAAACGTATGGATTAATGATCCTGAAGTTTCACCTGTGCTTAACCAAATATCCAAGACATATCACACTGAGAAACATGCCATCCACATGAATCGTTACACCTAG
- the LOC105838052 gene encoding ubiquitin-associated domain-containing protein 1 isoform X3, which translates to MIPWMRDQIVEAWHNRKSSRTADKRSLALSSVSTGNPASNNSMLTPLPTSPENFSVNVISTEGNVLDVTIKPNFTVENIKKIAVVHFYGQDTTKPISRYRLVHSSKFKQLVDANYVDDEDINEYEIRPSTVQEHLSDEALKGPSLEAIARATSDLPSLRNASKSVPSTECPADFQNEIRKILITLVQASTKILMYSPDAEKLYDIIKEKLETRCRPTNDPKVIRTLVEMGYSHKKVLKALRLRKSNMTEALEWLIDHQDDSDDEEDDEDFLSVDAMTDTTNIASPSSSASTKKKSLRDACLELFETEKQDQKEKNLVHIVDLLLQSFRQYKKMEFKPNKRAMRSLVEMGFDEKNVIGALKVTGNDQANACEWLLGERRRSLQDLDEGLESDGLIYKAIMSNPHIQLSLTKPKMLLAYLSMIETPASANVWINDPEVSPVLNQISKTYHTEKHAIHMNRYT; encoded by the exons ATGATCCCATGGATGCGTGATCAAATAGTGGAGGCCTGGCATAACAGAAAAAGTTCAAGGACGGCTGACAAGCGGTCCTTGGCCCTTTCTTCTGTCAGCACAGGCAATCCTGCAAGCAACAACAGTATGCTTACACCATTACCTACCTCACCCGAAAACTTTTCTGTCAACGTCATCAG tacAGAGGGCAATGTATTGGATGTTACAATAAAACCAAATTTTACtgtggaaaatataaaaaaaatagcagTGGTACATTTCTATGGTCAAGACACAACCAAACCTATCTCACGATATCGCTTAGTTCATTCATCCAAATTTAAACAGCTTGTTGATGCAAATTACGTTGACGATGAGGATATCAATGAATAtg AAATACGACCATCCACAGTACAAGAGCATCTTTCGGATGAAGCTCTCAAGGGTCCAAGTTTAGAAGCAATAGCACGAGCTACAAGTGATCTACCTAGTCTACGAAATGCATCCAAGTCTGTGCCATCTACAGAATGTCCTGCAGat TTCCAGAATGAAATCCgtaagattttaataactcTCGTACAAGCATCTACAAAAATCTTGATGTATAGTCCCGATGCTGAGAAATTATATGATATCATTAAGGAGAAACTCGAAACTAGGTGTAGGCCCACTAATGATCCGAAAGTCATAAGAACTCTAGTAGAAATGGGTTACTCTCACAAGAAAGTTCTTAAAGCGTTGCGTCTTCGGAA ATCGAACATGACAGAAGCTTTAGAATGGCTTATAGATCATCAGGATGATTCGGATGACGAGGAAGATGATGAAGATTTCTTATCTGTGGATGCAATGACTGATACAACAAATATTGCAAGTCCTAGTTCTTCAGCAAGTActaagaaaaaatctttaagaGATGCATGTCTGGAATTATTTGAAACGG aaaaacaggatcaaaaagaaaaaaatctggTGCACATTGTGGACTTATTATTGCAAAGTTTTCGacaatataagaaaatggAATTTAAACCTAATAAGAGAGCAATGCGGTCGCTCGTAGAGATGggttttgatgaaaaaaatgtgataGGAGCGTTGAAAGTTACTGGAAACGATCAGGCTAATGCT TGTGAGTGGTTACTGGGTGAAAGAAGACGTAGTTTGCAGGACTTGGATGAAGGTCTCGAATCCGAtggtttaatttataaagcaATTATGAGTAATCCTCATATTCAACTTAGTCTTACAAAACCTAAAATGTTACTTG CATACTTATCAATGATAGAAACACCCGCCTCGGCAAACGTATGGATTAATGATCCTGAAGTTTCACCTGTGCTTAACCAAATATCCAAGACATATCACACTGAGAAACATGCCATCCACATGAATCGTTACACCTAG